In Streptomyces sp. 840.1, one DNA window encodes the following:
- a CDS encoding HAD family phosphatase, whose product MLCLVENCFLPRTAAFFDLDKTVIAKSSTLTFSKSFYQGGLINRRAVLRTAYAQFVFLAGGADHDQMERMREYLSALCKGWNVQQVKEIVAETLHDLIDPIIYDEAATLIEEHHTAGRDVVIVSTSGAEVVEPIGELLGADRVVATRMVVGDDGCFTGEVEYYAYGPTKAEAVKALAVSEGYDLARCYAYSDSATDVPMLESVGHPHAVNPDRALRREATLREWPILVFDRPVRLKQRLPTFSLPPRPALLAAAAVGAAAVTAGLVWYAARRRTAAASA is encoded by the coding sequence ATGCTCTGCCTTGTGGAAAACTGCTTCTTGCCGCGCACAGCAGCCTTCTTTGACCTGGACAAGACGGTCATTGCGAAGTCTTCGACACTGACCTTCAGCAAGTCCTTCTACCAAGGCGGGCTGATCAACCGCCGCGCCGTACTGCGCACTGCGTACGCACAGTTCGTGTTCCTTGCCGGGGGCGCAGATCATGACCAGATGGAGCGGATGCGCGAGTATCTATCGGCGCTCTGCAAAGGCTGGAACGTCCAGCAGGTGAAGGAAATTGTTGCCGAGACCCTGCACGATCTGATCGACCCGATCATCTACGACGAAGCGGCGACGCTCATCGAGGAACATCACACCGCGGGACGCGATGTGGTCATCGTCTCGACCTCCGGCGCCGAAGTCGTCGAACCGATCGGTGAACTGCTCGGGGCCGACCGCGTCGTCGCCACGCGCATGGTCGTCGGTGACGACGGCTGCTTCACCGGCGAGGTGGAGTACTACGCGTACGGGCCGACCAAGGCGGAGGCCGTGAAGGCCCTCGCCGTGTCCGAGGGATACGACCTCGCTCGCTGCTACGCCTACAGCGACTCCGCGACCGATGTGCCGATGCTGGAGTCCGTCGGCCATCCGCACGCGGTGAATCCTGACCGCGCTCTACGCCGCGAGGCGACTCTCCGGGAGTGGCCGATTCTCGTCTTCGACCGCCCGGTCCGGCTCAAGCAGCGACTTCCCACCTTCTCGCTGCCGCCGCGCCCCGCACTCTTGGCTGCCGCAGCAGTCGGCGCGGCCGCAGTCACCGCCGGCCTCGTCTGGTACGCCGCACGCCGACGTACCGCTGCGGCCTCGGCATGA